Proteins found in one Mytilus edulis chromosome 2, xbMytEdul2.2, whole genome shotgun sequence genomic segment:
- the LOC139513781 gene encoding EKC/KEOPS complex subunit LAGE3-like isoform X1 yields MCGNTEKMKMDLTVPLSTEKEAEIVYRTLSVDKEPKRGGVTRNICLEGSHLNVHFEAAEAKMMRVSVNNFFDHFNLVVQTMEQFGPPNT; encoded by the exons GGATTTAACAGTACCATTGTCAACAGAAAAAGAAGCAGAAATTGTTTATAGAACTCTCAGTGTAGACAAAGAACCAAAACGTGGAGGAGTAACAAGGAATATTTGTTTAGAAGGAAGTCATCTCAATGT aCATTTTGAAGCAGCAGAAGCCAAAATGATGAGAGTCAGTGTTAACAACTTTTTTGACCATTTTAACCTAGTTGTACAGACAATGGAACAATTTGGACCACCAAACACATGA
- the LOC139511147 gene encoding protein lin-32-like has product MYSDQPLYDSDSVTSYNSSTSSPSVDGVIFTENVQEWFQLDQSFNQEVPSDINVYPHEQYWQVDSNGQATSSNYTYIFDTLPAYNGNGQSKPSVDKSGKSKRRRTQTAYQRKAANVRERRRMGTMNTAFDELRQRLPAFEYEKKLSRIETLKLAMTYISFMKDLSEGSDPNNISLCQYQDFKDKVLQNMNEEAKETQNDL; this is encoded by the coding sequence ATGTATTCTGATCAGCCTTTATACGATTCTGATTCTGTAACGTCTTATAATTCATCTACATCTTCACCTTCAGTCGATGGAGTCATCTTCACAGAAAATGTACAAGAATGGTTTCAGCTTGACCAATCATTTAATCAGGAGGTGCCTAGTGATATAAACGTGTATCCACATGAACAGTATTGGCAAGTAGATTCAAATGGACAGGCAACATCATCGAACTATACCTATATTTTTGACACATTGCCTGCATATAATGGAAACGGACAATCAAAACCTTCTGTGGACAAATCCGGAAAATCTAAGAGACGTCGTACTCAAACTGCGTATCAGAGGAAAGCTGCAAACGTTCGCGAAAGAAGACGAATGGGTACAATGAACACAGCGTTTGACGAGTTAAGACAACGTCTACCGGCTTTTGAATACGAAAAAAAGTTATCACGTATAGAAACACTGAAGCTAGCTATGACTTATATATCTTTCATGAAGGACCTTTCAGAAGGAAGTGATCCAAACAACATAAGTTTATGTCAATATCAGGACTTTAAAGATAAAGTGCTACAAAATATGAACGAAGAAGCCAAAGAAACTCAAAATGACTTGTGA
- the LOC139513781 gene encoding EKC/KEOPS complex subunit LAGE3-like isoform X2 produces the protein MDLTVPLSTEKEAEIVYRTLSVDKEPKRGGVTRNICLEGSHLNVHFEAAEAKMMRVSVNNFFDHFNLVVQTMEQFGPPNT, from the exons GGATTTAACAGTACCATTGTCAACAGAAAAAGAAGCAGAAATTGTTTATAGAACTCTCAGTGTAGACAAAGAACCAAAACGTGGAGGAGTAACAAGGAATATTTGTTTAGAAGGAAGTCATCTCAATGT aCATTTTGAAGCAGCAGAAGCCAAAATGATGAGAGTCAGTGTTAACAACTTTTTTGACCATTTTAACCTAGTTGTACAGACAATGGAACAATTTGGACCACCAAACACATGA